In one Actinomyces trachealis genomic region, the following are encoded:
- a CDS encoding transposase: MTRSMGAVGVSSSSCTGGQGRAGDPLYKGTPDAAHRPDLLTGKQRARLKELFANDEHTLVEVTWWIYQKMVAAYRHRDRAQGKILMQELITSTACGVPPELSEVTTLGRTLHTRATDVLAYLNRPRTSNGPTQGAQRPPGTPTRHRAGLSQPHQLHHPLTTRSRRIQAPPTPSIGKSPSTRSATHLAQVQ, encoded by the coding sequence GTGACGCGCTCGATGGGTGCCGTCGGCGTATCCAGCAGCAGCTGCACGGGCGGCCAGGGGCGCGCTGGTGACCCCCTGTACAAGGGCACGCCGGATGCTGCACACCGGCCCGACCTGCTCACCGGCAAGCAGCGCGCCCGCCTGAAGGAACTGTTCGCGAACGATGAGCACACCCTGGTCGAGGTGACCTGGTGGATCTACCAGAAGATGGTGGCCGCCTACCGCCATCGTGACAGGGCCCAGGGCAAGATCCTCATGCAAGAGCTGATCACCAGCACCGCCTGCGGCGTGCCACCAGAGCTGAGCGAGGTCACCACCCTGGGGCGCACGCTGCACACACGCGCCACCGACGTACTGGCCTACCTCAACCGCCCCCGCACCTCCAACGGACCCACCCAAGGCGCTCAACGGCCACCTGGAACACCTACGCGGCACCGCGCTGGGCTTTCGCAACCTCACCAACTACACCACCCGCTCACTACTAGAAGCCGGCGGATTCAGGCACCACCTACACCCTCGATTGGGAAGAGCCCTTCTACGCGTTCTGCCACGCACCTCGCACAGGTACAGTAA
- a CDS encoding transposase, with amino-acid sequence MPPVVWRHTLKGAARYVTVVIDLTPLRDGTGPARLLDMVPARSKQVLKGWLAARPRLGGRTLRWSPWTASPGARTAASQELADARAVPDPFHVVRLAGDALDGCRRRIQQQLHGRPGARW; translated from the coding sequence GTGCCCCCTGTTGTGTGGCGCCACACGCTCAAGGGGGCGGCAAGGTACGTCACGGTGGTCATCGACCTGACCCCTCTCAGGGACGGCACGGGCCCGGCTCGTCTGCTTGACATGGTGCCCGCACGCTCCAAGCAGGTGCTCAAGGGCTGGCTGGCTGCGCGCCCCAGGCTTGGAGGTAGGACATTGAGGTGGTCGCCATGGACGGCTTCACCGGGTGCCAGGACCGCCGCCAGCCAGGAGCTGGCCGACGCGAGGGCGGTGCCCGACCCCTTCCACGTGGTGCGCCTGGCCGGTGACGCGCTCGATGGGTGCCGTCGGCGTATCCAGCAGCAGCTGCACGGGCGGCCAGGGGCGCGCTGGTGA
- a CDS encoding transposase family protein — MTGMLTGWTFTRSIRNNAETHIKAALDQAVDDIPFPITGMDFDNGSELINHGVVKWAADRDIYLTRGRPHTKNDQATIESKNNHLVRHYAFYHRYDTDAEREVLNRLWVLVDAQANYLTPTKKPIGWGHRQGRQAQAPVRRPRIPLDRLLDTDVLTDKHKQELTAYRNQLNPAATTRRIGEPQDLLIALAKDKTDQLHLAQLPSVLPDAHKGIRIKKAAS; from the coding sequence ATGACCGGCATGCTCACCGGCTGGACCTTCACCCGATCCATCCGCAACAACGCCGAGACGCACATCAAGGCAGCCCTGGACCAGGCCGTGGACGATATCCCCTTCCCCATCACGGGAATGGACTTCGACAACGGCAGCGAGCTCATCAACCACGGGGTGGTCAAGTGGGCAGCGGACCGGGACATCTATCTCACCCGAGGCCGTCCACACACGAAGAACGACCAGGCCACCATCGAATCCAAGAACAACCACCTGGTACGCCACTATGCCTTCTACCACCGCTACGACACCGACGCCGAGCGGGAGGTTCTAAACCGGTTGTGGGTACTGGTGGACGCGCAGGCCAACTACCTGACCCCTACCAAGAAGCCCATCGGATGGGGGCACCGACAAGGCCGGCAAGCGCAAGCGCCTGTACGACGCCCCCGTATCCCGCTGGACCGGCTGCTGGACACCGACGTACTGACCGACAAGCACAAGCAGGAGCTGACCGCCTACCGCAACCAGCTGAACCCGGCCGCCACCACCCGTCGCATCGGCGAGCCCCAGGACCTGCTCATCGCTCTGGCCAAGGACAAGACCGACCAACTCCACCTCGCCCAGCTCCCCAGCGTCCTGCCCGACGCCCACAAGGGCATCCGCATCAAGAAAGCCGCCTCCTAG
- a CDS encoding FtsX-like permease family protein, producing MPAMLDLRRTVAALVAVAMSAALIAFAFVVSDSFTAQMRSNAELSVGSADVVVNAGRRTDSGEGLNDTLVSRLAGLDGVESARGEHWDVIQLDLSVGDTAVVTRDVPTLGERTSLIAGRLPDAVNEVAISTRLAQMQGLSVGDTVRLKNDYYGDIHTSPIIVGIVSPGPDAGARDEGTQGTVYAVPEQLAAMGADTSYYNIYVTARAGANTGTVLDEVTKTVQATLPGAVVLSADEAIAQRAASSTVGATVITTTLNLLAPVCAVVAAIVIATTFTTLIARQTRTIGLLRCIGASRPQIMRSVLRTAALTGLIGSCLGAAVGVGVAAAVIRSGIISGLSTDQLTITPRGLVATILLGTLVTLIAVLRPARRASRVSPLIAVTGLTAAPQRRGRVRAWAAAGGGLLVVGGAAVLIFGASTQSFYVMVGGAVLIALGILLALPFLVGVLVSLVERIGSDSRYPTLHLAARNLSRNRGRSTATTATLFLCMLVGSAVLVAFFSVNDSYQRIQAENSPIDITIFGVEPDTDKEALTATVEAVDGVEGTTFVPGMYVDMTVDGRTQPIGVSFFSPADVSTVSRSTSGMEDLDDDVLVVNDHQGIADGARVTLTGPAGSVELTARHNNAWWTPAITPATAQRLNGGASTEAVMWVRTTGDGSSKTVEDAVSQAIRGQNLMAQGSSEDRDEFTALLQRTELTIGLVMVAALVICLSGMANTTDVSVVERTREIGLLRAIGSDRSGIRRLVVTEAVLLALIGGVLGIIAGALLGAVGSLAAMGNFGLRVSLPWLPLLGLLAITALIGIGASLRPAGRAAAVPPVIALAQE from the coding sequence ATGCCCGCCATGCTCGACCTGCGCCGCACCGTGGCCGCCCTGGTGGCGGTCGCCATGAGCGCCGCACTCATAGCCTTTGCCTTCGTCGTGTCCGACTCCTTCACTGCCCAGATGCGCAGCAACGCCGAGCTGTCCGTCGGCAGCGCCGACGTGGTGGTGAATGCCGGACGCCGTACTGACAGCGGGGAAGGCCTTAACGACACCTTGGTCTCCCGGCTCGCGGGCCTCGACGGCGTCGAGTCTGCCCGCGGCGAGCACTGGGACGTGATTCAGCTTGATCTGTCAGTGGGAGATACCGCGGTGGTGACGCGTGACGTCCCCACGCTCGGCGAGCGTACGTCACTGATCGCCGGTCGGCTGCCCGACGCCGTCAATGAGGTAGCGATCAGCACCCGCTTGGCACAGATGCAGGGCCTAAGCGTGGGCGACACGGTCCGCCTCAAGAACGACTACTACGGCGACATACACACGAGCCCCATCATCGTCGGCATTGTCTCGCCCGGGCCTGACGCGGGGGCGCGCGACGAAGGTACGCAGGGAACCGTGTACGCAGTGCCCGAACAGCTGGCCGCCATGGGAGCGGACACGTCTTACTACAACATTTATGTGACTGCGCGTGCCGGTGCCAATACCGGCACGGTGCTGGACGAAGTCACGAAGACGGTACAAGCCACCCTGCCCGGGGCAGTCGTCTTGAGCGCTGATGAAGCCATAGCGCAGCGGGCCGCCTCATCCACCGTCGGCGCCACCGTCATCACCACGACTCTGAATCTGCTGGCACCCGTGTGCGCGGTGGTGGCGGCGATCGTCATCGCCACCACATTCACCACCTTGATCGCCCGCCAGACCCGCACGATCGGACTGCTGCGATGCATTGGTGCCTCCCGCCCTCAGATAATGCGCTCCGTCCTGCGCACCGCCGCACTTACCGGGTTGATCGGCTCCTGCCTGGGGGCGGCAGTCGGAGTCGGCGTGGCAGCAGCCGTGATCCGCTCGGGGATCATCAGCGGTCTGAGCACGGACCAGCTCACGATCACGCCACGGGGCCTCGTAGCCACGATCCTGCTGGGCACGCTCGTCACCCTCATTGCGGTGCTCCGGCCCGCCCGCCGGGCCTCCCGCGTCTCCCCACTAATTGCGGTCACCGGACTGACAGCGGCGCCGCAGCGGCGTGGCCGCGTACGGGCATGGGCGGCAGCGGGCGGCGGCCTGCTGGTAGTAGGCGGCGCCGCGGTCCTCATCTTCGGAGCGAGCACACAGAGCTTCTACGTCATGGTCGGTGGCGCCGTGCTGATAGCGCTGGGCATTCTGCTCGCCCTGCCGTTCCTGGTCGGGGTGTTGGTGAGCCTCGTGGAACGAATCGGCTCCGACAGTAGGTACCCGACCCTCCATCTGGCGGCACGCAACTTGAGCCGCAACAGGGGGCGCTCCACTGCAACCACCGCCACTTTGTTCCTGTGCATGCTGGTCGGCTCCGCGGTGCTCGTGGCCTTCTTCTCCGTCAACGACTCCTACCAGCGAATCCAGGCGGAGAACTCACCGATTGACATCACGATCTTCGGGGTGGAACCAGATACGGATAAGGAAGCGCTTACTGCAACGGTCGAGGCAGTTGATGGGGTAGAGGGGACCACCTTTGTTCCCGGCATGTACGTAGACATGACCGTGGACGGCCGCACCCAGCCGATCGGAGTCAGTTTCTTCAGCCCTGCAGATGTCTCTACTGTCTCTCGCTCCACCTCCGGCATGGAGGACCTTGACGATGATGTGCTGGTCGTCAACGACCACCAGGGTATCGCCGACGGTGCTCGGGTGACGCTGACCGGTCCGGCTGGCAGTGTCGAGCTAACCGCTCGCCACAACAATGCATGGTGGACTCCGGCCATCACTCCCGCTACGGCGCAACGCCTGAACGGAGGCGCGTCCACCGAAGCGGTCATGTGGGTGCGCACCACCGGCGACGGCTCCTCCAAGACCGTCGAGGACGCGGTCAGCCAGGCCATCCGCGGCCAGAACCTCATGGCTCAGGGCAGCTCCGAGGACCGCGACGAGTTCACGGCACTTCTCCAGCGCACCGAGCTCACCATCGGCCTGGTCATGGTCGCCGCCCTCGTGATCTGTCTGTCCGGCATGGCGAACACGACCGACGTTTCTGTGGTGGAGCGAACCCGAGAGATCGGGCTTCTACGTGCCATCGGTTCTGACCGCTCTGGAATCCGCAGGCTCGTCGTCACCGAGGCGGTACTGCTGGCACTAATCGGCGGCGTCCTGGGCATCATCGCCGGAGCGCTGCTCGGAGCGGTCGGATCGCTTGCCGCCATGGGCAACTTCGGCCTCCGCGTGAGCCTGCCTTGGCTCCCACTGCTCGGCCTACTGGCGATCACGGCACTCATCGGAATTGGTGCATCCCTGCGACCTGCCGGCCGCGCGGCTGCCGTTCCTCCGGTCATTGCCCTCGCGCAAGAGTGA
- the hisN gene encoding histidinol-phosphatase, producing MADTPSPERRWRDDLYLAHTIADQVDPLTLAHFDHQDFAVETKPDLTPVTDADREAERLIRDYLGRARTRDSVLGEEYGTSGHSPRQWVIDPIDGTKNFVRGVPVWATLISLVEDGEVVVGLVSAPALGRRWWAVTGGGAWTGRSLSAARQLHVSSVATLEDASLSYSSLSGWAERRRLRGMLSLMQSCWRTRAYGDFWSYMLLAEGAVDLAAEPELELYDMSALVPIVAEAGGTFTSLVGEPGPFGGDALATNTLLHEAALALLDHETD from the coding sequence ATGGCTGACACCCCGTCCCCGGAGCGCCGCTGGCGCGACGACCTGTACCTGGCGCACACCATCGCGGACCAGGTAGACCCGCTGACCCTGGCACACTTCGACCACCAGGACTTCGCCGTCGAGACCAAGCCGGACCTCACCCCCGTGACGGATGCGGACCGTGAGGCCGAGCGGCTCATCCGCGACTACCTCGGGCGGGCCCGCACCCGCGACTCCGTGCTCGGCGAGGAGTACGGCACCTCGGGCCACTCCCCGCGCCAGTGGGTCATCGACCCGATCGACGGCACGAAGAACTTCGTGCGGGGCGTGCCCGTGTGGGCCACGCTCATCAGCCTCGTCGAGGACGGCGAGGTCGTCGTCGGCCTCGTCTCCGCACCCGCGCTGGGCCGCAGGTGGTGGGCGGTCACGGGCGGCGGGGCCTGGACCGGACGCTCCCTGTCCGCCGCCCGACAGCTGCACGTCTCAAGCGTCGCCACGCTGGAGGACGCCTCCCTGTCCTACTCGTCCCTGTCCGGCTGGGCCGAGCGCCGTCGCCTGCGCGGGATGCTCTCACTCATGCAGTCCTGCTGGCGCACCCGCGCCTACGGCGACTTCTGGTCCTACATGCTGCTGGCCGAGGGCGCCGTCGACCTGGCCGCCGAGCCCGAGCTCGAGCTGTACGACATGAGTGCCCTCGTGCCCATCGTCGCCGAAGCGGGCGGCACCTTCACCTCGCTGGTCGGTGAGCCCGGGCCCTTCGGGGGTGACGCGCTGGCCACCAACACGCTCCTGCACGAGGCCGCCCTGGCCCTGCTCGACCACGAGACCGACTGA
- a CDS encoding undecaprenyl-diphosphate phosphatase, whose amino-acid sequence MNWLHAVILGIVEGITEFLPVSSTGHLNIVEKLLGYDINTVGMTAFTAVIQVGAILAAVIYFWSDIVRIVAAWGQGLVRRGARENPDYTLGWGIILGSVPVAVVGLALKDFIEVTSRSLWVIAGALIVWSAVMWLADRRTELTKGMRDVTVKDALIIGCFQALAPVLPGISRSGATISAGLFLRFDRVTATRLSFFMGIPALVAAGLLEAVGEADHIAATVGWGATLIATAVSGLVAYATIAWLLRFVSSNTFTGFLVYRVGLGAAIMALVASGLVTA is encoded by the coding sequence ATGAACTGGCTGCACGCCGTCATCCTCGGCATCGTCGAGGGCATCACCGAGTTCCTGCCCGTGTCCTCCACCGGGCACCTCAACATCGTCGAGAAGCTCCTCGGCTACGACATCAACACGGTCGGGATGACGGCCTTCACCGCCGTCATCCAGGTCGGCGCGATCCTGGCCGCCGTCATCTACTTCTGGTCCGACATCGTGCGCATCGTCGCCGCCTGGGGCCAGGGGCTGGTGCGCCGCGGGGCCCGCGAGAACCCCGACTACACGCTCGGCTGGGGCATCATCCTGGGCTCGGTGCCGGTGGCCGTCGTCGGCCTGGCGCTCAAGGACTTCATCGAGGTCACGTCCCGCTCCCTGTGGGTCATCGCCGGCGCCCTCATCGTCTGGTCGGCCGTCATGTGGTTGGCGGACCGCCGGACGGAGCTGACCAAGGGCATGCGGGACGTGACGGTCAAGGACGCGCTCATCATCGGCTGCTTCCAGGCGCTCGCACCGGTCCTGCCGGGCATCTCCCGCTCAGGGGCGACGATCTCCGCGGGACTGTTCCTGCGCTTCGACCGCGTGACGGCCACGCGCCTGTCCTTCTTCATGGGCATCCCCGCGCTCGTGGCCGCGGGTCTGCTCGAGGCGGTGGGCGAGGCCGACCACATCGCGGCCACGGTCGGGTGGGGGGCCACGCTCATCGCGACCGCGGTGTCCGGCCTGGTCGCCTACGCGACCATCGCGTGGCTGCTGAGGTTCGTCTCCTCCAACACATTCACGGGCTTCCTCGTCTACCGCGTGGGCCTGGGCGCGGCCATCATGGCGCTCGTCGCCTCCGGCCTGGTGACGGCTTGA
- a CDS encoding DNA repair helicase XPB: MSTPTPPMTPGPSSGPLIVQSDRTVLLEAAHPQADAARRALAPFAELERAPEHVHTYRITPLALWNARAAGLDAETVVHTLITYSRFPVPHSLLTEVAETMGRYGRLQLLSDPAHGLVLHANDQAVLAEVTRSKRTTGLLGERLGDADVVVHPSERGHLKQVLIKLGWPAEDLAGYVDGEAHPITLRADPTGAAAGQAGAFTLRSYQAEAVDAFWAGGSGIVVLPCGAGKTLVGAATMARSSTTTLILVTNAVSARQWKEELMRFTSLTAEEIGEYSGSRKEVRPVTIATYQVLTTKRKGVYPHLDLFDAHDWGLIIYDEVHLLPAPVFRMTADLQARRRLGLTATLVREDGREDEVFSLIGPKRYDAPWKDLENQGWIAPAVCTEVRLTLSAGERMTYATAELEDRYRLSAASPAKNQVVRQLLARHPGEPALVIGQYVDQMEELGEELGAPVITGATTVRERQRLYDAFRAGEVGTLVVSKVANFSIDLPGATVAVQVSGSFGSRQEEAQRLGRIVRPKEDGRQAHFYTVVARDTVDQEFAARRQRFLAEQGYAYEIVDAEDL, translated from the coding sequence ATGTCCACCCCCACGCCCCCCATGACCCCCGGCCCCTCCAGCGGCCCCCTGATCGTCCAGTCAGACCGCACCGTGCTGCTGGAAGCCGCACACCCGCAGGCCGATGCGGCCCGGCGCGCCCTGGCTCCCTTCGCAGAGCTGGAGCGGGCCCCCGAGCACGTGCACACCTACCGCATCACCCCCCTAGCCCTGTGGAACGCGCGCGCCGCCGGGCTGGACGCCGAGACCGTGGTGCACACCCTCATCACCTACTCGCGCTTCCCCGTGCCGCACTCGCTGCTGACGGAGGTCGCCGAGACCATGGGCCGCTACGGGCGCCTCCAGCTGCTCTCCGATCCCGCCCACGGCCTAGTGCTACACGCCAACGACCAGGCGGTGCTCGCGGAGGTCACCCGCTCAAAGCGCACCACCGGGCTGCTCGGTGAGCGCCTAGGGGACGCCGACGTCGTCGTCCACCCCTCTGAGCGCGGGCACCTCAAGCAAGTGCTCATCAAGCTGGGCTGGCCTGCGGAGGACCTGGCCGGTTACGTGGACGGTGAGGCCCACCCCATCACCCTGCGCGCGGACCCCACTGGTGCCGCCGCCGGGCAGGCCGGGGCCTTCACCTTACGCAGCTACCAGGCCGAGGCGGTGGACGCCTTCTGGGCTGGGGGCAGCGGCATCGTTGTACTGCCCTGCGGTGCGGGCAAGACCCTGGTGGGGGCCGCCACCATGGCCCGCAGCTCCACCACCACCCTGATTCTGGTGACCAACGCGGTCTCTGCGCGCCAGTGGAAGGAGGAACTCATGCGGTTCACCAGCCTGACGGCCGAGGAGATTGGCGAGTACTCGGGGTCGCGCAAGGAGGTCCGGCCAGTCACCATCGCCACCTACCAGGTGCTCACCACCAAGCGGAAAGGCGTGTACCCGCACCTGGACCTGTTTGACGCGCACGACTGGGGGCTGATCATCTACGACGAGGTGCACCTGTTGCCCGCCCCCGTCTTCCGCATGACCGCTGACCTGCAGGCGCGCCGCCGTCTGGGGCTGACTGCCACGCTGGTGCGTGAGGACGGGCGGGAGGATGAGGTCTTCAGCCTGATCGGCCCCAAGCGCTATGACGCTCCTTGGAAAGACCTGGAGAACCAGGGGTGGATTGCACCCGCCGTGTGCACGGAGGTACGGCTGACCCTCAGTGCAGGCGAGCGCATGACTTACGCGACTGCTGAGCTGGAGGACCGCTACCGGCTGTCCGCCGCGAGCCCCGCCAAGAACCAGGTGGTGCGGCAGCTGCTGGCCCGCCACCCTGGGGAGCCCGCCCTGGTGATCGGACAGTACGTGGACCAGATGGAGGAGCTTGGCGAGGAGCTGGGGGCGCCGGTGATCACCGGGGCGACGACGGTGCGTGAACGCCAGCGCCTCTATGACGCGTTCCGGGCCGGGGAGGTAGGGACCCTGGTGGTCTCCAAGGTCGCGAACTTCTCTATCGACCTGCCTGGGGCGACGGTGGCCGTGCAAGTGTCTGGGAGCTTCGGGTCGCGGCAGGAGGAGGCACAACGGTTGGGGCGGATCGTGCGCCCCAAGGAGGATGGCCGCCAGGCGCACTTCTACACGGTGGTGGCCCGGGACACGGTGGACCAGGAGTTTGCGGCGCGTCGGCAGCGGTTCCTGGCGGAGCAGGGTTACGCCTACGAGATTGTTGACGCCGAGGATTTGTGA
- a CDS encoding TPM domain-containing protein, translating to MTTNQLPRTRRRSAARYAACALLIIAPLLAAPTALAAQAAPASPVTGASVGLSALVLPADKTTSTTVKNHVTDDANILDDNAAAKVVSKVANSGGNLWVVTMKDGSVSAEEWAKAAWKDSNFGNTDLLLVINVPDNGINTFYFDGAAKNSVWSTSKRKSVASAVQKQLSRHDYDAAVQAVATAGGASSSAGSTISTVTLVGGGALAVTGLMTYRSKKRKQQARQGSGGGPEQLTTEQLQTQAGAALVETDNAVRSAAEELSYAQAQFGLSATDAFTQALQRAQEEVTASFELRKRLDDNIPETELQQRAMLSEIIRRCQTAHQQIEAQESEFSRRRGIEANLPTALAETQQRADETAAAITEARSILTTLQTAFPAASLASVSTVPEHAERLLNAARTALKQARESVDSGQQGAAVEQVRIAQAAIGQAGTLTSQVVSARERLAGATQALQQAIGSISSDLQDAKRLESKLPSAVLAPLVKDAEAAVAAGRAAMGGSHSGDPLAALDQLAQAESALDNALASAREQEENDKRAAAQVTSRLARLNGQVSEVTTYITTHRGAVGPEARTALSAASRHAAAAQAQQGSDPTAALQEVAAGEQLVAQAQNLAEADVRNRSYNSGPWDQGGYGGSYGSRNGRGGGIDLGSLILGGILLGGGHGSHGDHGGYGGWSSGGGWGSGGGWGSGGGWGSGGDEGFGGRF from the coding sequence ATGACTACGAACCAGCTCCCCCGCACCCGCCGCCGTTCAGCAGCCAGGTATGCGGCTTGTGCTTTGCTCATCATCGCCCCGCTCCTGGCCGCCCCCACGGCTCTGGCTGCGCAAGCGGCCCCAGCATCGCCTGTCACGGGAGCGTCGGTTGGCCTTTCAGCCCTGGTCTTGCCCGCAGATAAGACCACTTCCACCACCGTGAAGAACCACGTTACTGACGACGCCAACATCCTGGATGACAATGCCGCCGCCAAAGTGGTCTCCAAGGTGGCCAATAGTGGCGGCAACCTGTGGGTTGTGACCATGAAAGATGGCTCTGTTTCCGCGGAGGAGTGGGCTAAGGCGGCATGGAAGGATTCAAACTTCGGTAACACGGACCTGCTGCTGGTCATCAATGTGCCGGACAACGGCATCAACACCTTTTACTTTGACGGCGCCGCCAAGAACTCCGTTTGGTCCACGTCCAAGCGCAAGTCGGTGGCCTCCGCTGTGCAGAAGCAGCTGAGTCGGCACGACTACGACGCCGCCGTGCAGGCCGTGGCCACTGCCGGTGGAGCCTCCAGCTCAGCTGGCTCCACGATCAGCACAGTGACACTGGTTGGCGGCGGGGCACTCGCCGTCACCGGTCTGATGACGTACCGCTCCAAGAAGCGCAAACAGCAGGCGCGCCAGGGGTCTGGGGGCGGCCCGGAGCAGCTGACTACTGAGCAGTTGCAAACCCAGGCTGGTGCCGCACTGGTGGAGACAGACAACGCGGTGCGTTCTGCTGCGGAGGAGCTGTCCTACGCCCAGGCGCAGTTCGGTCTGTCCGCCACCGATGCCTTTACGCAGGCGCTGCAGCGCGCCCAGGAGGAGGTCACGGCCTCCTTCGAACTGCGCAAACGCCTGGATGACAACATTCCTGAGACTGAGTTGCAGCAGCGCGCCATGCTCTCTGAGATCATTCGCCGCTGCCAGACGGCGCACCAGCAGATCGAGGCGCAGGAGAGCGAGTTCTCTAGGCGGCGTGGCATTGAGGCCAACCTGCCCACGGCTTTGGCTGAGACCCAGCAGCGGGCGGATGAGACGGCCGCCGCTATCACGGAGGCCCGCAGCATTCTGACCACGCTGCAAACCGCTTTCCCGGCGGCGTCGCTAGCTTCGGTGTCCACGGTGCCCGAGCATGCTGAGCGGCTACTGAACGCGGCCCGCACAGCACTGAAGCAGGCCAGGGAGTCTGTCGATTCCGGCCAGCAGGGCGCGGCGGTGGAGCAGGTGCGCATCGCCCAGGCCGCGATCGGCCAGGCGGGCACCCTGACTTCCCAGGTGGTTTCCGCCCGTGAACGCCTGGCCGGGGCCACGCAGGCGCTGCAGCAGGCGATCGGCTCAATCTCTTCTGACCTGCAGGACGCCAAGCGTCTGGAGAGCAAGCTGCCGTCAGCGGTGCTGGCGCCACTGGTGAAGGACGCGGAGGCGGCGGTGGCCGCTGGGCGTGCGGCCATGGGCGGCAGCCACTCCGGTGACCCGCTGGCGGCGTTGGACCAGCTCGCGCAGGCCGAGTCCGCGCTGGACAACGCCTTGGCCTCAGCCCGCGAGCAGGAGGAGAACGACAAGCGCGCTGCCGCCCAGGTGACCAGCCGCCTGGCACGACTCAATGGCCAGGTCAGCGAGGTGACCACCTACATCACCACACACCGTGGGGCGGTTGGCCCTGAGGCGCGTACCGCCTTGTCTGCGGCGTCGCGGCACGCGGCAGCGGCCCAGGCCCAGCAGGGCAGTGACCCGACGGCGGCGCTGCAGGAGGTGGCTGCGGGTGAGCAGCTGGTGGCGCAGGCGCAGAACCTGGCTGAGGCTGATGTACGTAACCGCTCCTACAACTCCGGTCCTTGGGACCAAGGTGGTTACGGTGGGAGCTACGGCTCCCGCAACGGCCGCGGTGGCGGCATCGACCTGGGCTCGCTAATTCTCGGCGGCATCCTGTTGGGTGGCGGTCACGGCAGCCACGGTGATCACGGCGGATACGGCGGCTGGAGCTCCGGCGGTGGCTGGGGCTCCGGCGGTGGCTGGGGCTCCGGCGGTGGCTGGGGCTCCGGCGGAGACGAGGGCTTCGGCGGCCGTTTCTGA
- a CDS encoding PspA/IM30 family protein → MAEKQSILGRIAQLTRANINALLDRAEDPQKMLDQLVRDYTSSIAEAQDAVAQTIGNLRLAEKDHDADVAEAKDWGGKALAASQKADQLRAAGDIAGADKWDSLAKIAITKQITAENEAKAAEPMITSQRQVVDQLKTGLTQMEARLSELKSKRDQLVARQKSAQAQVKVQGAIRSINVLDPTSELARYEDQVRRVEAQAVGQMEIAGASLEQQFAELEASGDSLEAEARLAALKAGKAPVQITDGGVVHVDEGASSY, encoded by the coding sequence ATGGCCGAGAAGCAGTCGATCCTGGGACGCATTGCCCAGCTCACCCGTGCCAACATCAACGCCCTGCTCGACCGGGCCGAGGACCCACAGAAGATGCTGGACCAGCTGGTGCGTGACTACACCTCCTCCATCGCTGAGGCCCAGGACGCCGTCGCCCAAACTATCGGCAACCTGCGCCTAGCGGAGAAGGACCACGATGCTGACGTCGCCGAGGCCAAGGACTGGGGCGGCAAGGCCCTGGCCGCCTCCCAGAAGGCCGACCAGCTGCGCGCCGCTGGCGACATCGCTGGCGCCGATAAGTGGGATTCCCTGGCCAAGATCGCCATCACCAAGCAAATCACCGCTGAGAATGAGGCCAAAGCTGCTGAGCCGATGATCACCTCCCAGCGTCAGGTCGTAGACCAGCTCAAGACTGGTCTGACCCAGATGGAGGCCCGCCTCTCTGAACTCAAGAGCAAGCGTGACCAGCTGGTTGCGCGCCAGAAGAGCGCTCAGGCCCAGGTCAAGGTGCAGGGAGCCATCCGCTCCATCAACGTGCTCGACCCCACCAGCGAGTTGGCCCGCTACGAGGATCAGGTCCGGCGTGTGGAGGCCCAGGCCGTTGGTCAGATGGAGATCGCTGGCGCCTCCCTGGAGCAGCAGTTTGCCGAACTGGAGGCCTCCGGCGACTCCCTTGAGGCCGAGGCTCGCCTGGCCGCACTGAAGGCTGGCAAGGCTCCCGTCCAGATAACCGACGGCGGCGTCGTCCACGTGGATGAAGGCGCGTCCTCCTACTGA